One window from the genome of Paenibacillus azoreducens encodes:
- a CDS encoding zinc ribbon domain-containing protein, which yields MYCTNCNQILPDDSTFCNKCGHKVSESTLEISSGIETGTVTSIVSNNETSLNRKSKKKPIIISLVIIIIIAMISASYWYYNDKQQKEEAAAKAAMIQKYQNDISEAVIKIVAYSYISEKITNLYSTVWSGAIKARYGIQVNGKKAYSFNEAIKYQREELEDKGILKKVRENTQSVDALMKSLNNPPEEFQKAYGILVEMYGNYTQFADQADSPTGSLIEFNKKTNELSAGISKYYNQFKILLPNLDESKINDYIGSQDI from the coding sequence ATGTATTGTACCAATTGTAATCAAATATTACCAGATGACAGTACCTTTTGTAATAAATGTGGACATAAAGTCTCAGAAAGTACGCTGGAAATATCTAGTGGTATCGAGACAGGTACGGTTACATCAATTGTTAGTAACAATGAAACGTCTTTGAATAGAAAATCAAAAAAGAAACCAATCATTATTTCCTTAGTTATAATTATTATCATTGCAATGATTAGTGCAAGTTATTGGTATTATAATGATAAACAACAAAAGGAAGAGGCGGCAGCGAAAGCGGCAATGATTCAAAAATACCAAAATGATATATCCGAAGCTGTTATTAAAATAGTGGCATACTCATACATATCCGAAAAAATTACTAATTTGTATTCTACAGTTTGGAGTGGAGCAATTAAAGCCCGTTATGGCATTCAAGTGAATGGGAAAAAAGCATATAGTTTTAATGAAGCAATTAAATATCAAAGAGAAGAACTCGAAGATAAAGGAATTCTAAAAAAAGTAAGAGAAAATACTCAATCCGTTGATGCTTTAATGAAGAGCTTGAATAATCCACCTGAAGAATTTCAAAAAGCTTACGGTATATTGGTCGAAATGTATGGCAATTATACTCAATTTGCCGATCAAGCCGATTCACCGACAGGCAGTTTAATTGAATTTAATAAAAAAACCAATGAATTGTCAGCTGGGATATCCAAATATTATAATCAATTTAAAATCTTATTACCTAACCTTGATGAATCAAAAATTAATGACTACATCGGTTCACAAGATATATGA
- a CDS encoding AbrB/MazE/SpoVT family DNA-binding domain-containing protein, with amino-acid sequence MFQVQKWGNSLGIRIPKSLALKVGIKEGSEVDLDVEDGHLVIKPKSATLDELLAQVTPENLHKEVSTGEPQGQESW; translated from the coding sequence ATGTTTCAAGTTCAAAAATGGGGTAACAGCTTAGGCATTCGCATCCCGAAGTCCCTTGCCTTGAAGGTTGGTATTAAGGAAGGCTCTGAGGTCGATCTTGATGTGGAAGATGGTCATCTTGTAATAAAGCCGAAGTCGGCAACACTGGATGAACTTCTTGCCCAGGTCACGCCGGAAAATCTCCATAAAGAGGTTTCTACTGGTGAACCACAAGGACAGGAGTCATGGTAA
- the mazF gene encoding endoribonuclease MazF, with amino-acid sequence MVSYSYVPDRGDLVWLQFNPQAGHEQAGKRPALVISPAAYNGKVGLSLLCPVTSKIKGYPFEVVIPQDVPIEGVILSDQVKSLDWQSRQATFICKVPDETLVEVVSKMELLIR; translated from the coding sequence ATGGTAAGTTATTCGTATGTGCCAGATCGCGGCGACTTGGTGTGGTTGCAATTCAACCCACAAGCAGGTCATGAACAAGCTGGAAAGCGTCCTGCCTTGGTCATCTCACCTGCCGCGTATAACGGTAAGGTTGGGCTTTCTCTGCTCTGTCCGGTAACGTCCAAGATCAAGGGCTACCCATTCGAGGTTGTCATTCCGCAGGATGTACCTATCGAGGGGGTAATACTCTCCGATCAGGTAAAAAGTCTCGACTGGCAGTCTAGACAGGCAACCTTCATCTGCAAAGTACCAGATGAGACGTTGGTTGAGGTTGTTTCCAAAATGGAGTTGTTGATTCGATAA
- a CDS encoding helix-turn-helix domain-containing protein, whose protein sequence is MYQRIRNLREDKDLTQTQMAEYLNCSQRIYSNYERGDVDIPTAILIKLADFHHTSTDYLLNRTNKKEPYPST, encoded by the coding sequence ATGTACCAACGAATCCGAAACCTACGTGAGGACAAGGATTTAACTCAGACTCAAATGGCCGAGTATCTAAATTGCAGCCAACGAATTTACAGTAATTATGAGCGAGGTGATGTGGATATTCCAACGGCAATCTTGATCAAACTCGCTGATTTCCATCATACAAGCACTGATTATTTATTAAATAGAACCAATAAAAAAGAGCCTTACCCATCTACCTAA
- a CDS encoding DUF6809 family protein: MNILEEMYYGNYRPNERVHTEESEYAFVAENIDRIVKTLSNNLSNQNCEQFEKLLELYHELISIQSASAYSVGFKMGTLMMIEVLVGNEDLIHKS, translated from the coding sequence ATGAACATTTTAGAAGAAATGTATTACGGAAATTACCGTCCAAATGAACGAGTTCATACAGAAGAATCAGAGTATGCATTTGTGGCCGAGAATATTGATCGAATCGTGAAAACCCTGAGCAATAATCTATCGAATCAGAATTGTGAGCAATTCGAAAAATTATTGGAGTTATACCATGAATTGATATCGATACAGTCTGCATCTGCTTACTCCGTTGGATTCAAAATGGGAACATTGATGATGATTGAAGTATTGGTTGGTAATGAAGATCTAATACATAAGAGTTAA
- a CDS encoding alpha/beta fold hydrolase translates to MAYYINGNRRNYFIEFGSGRPVVLLHGISNSGRAWAPQITPLVEAGFRVIVPDHAGHGASAKLDHPLGVSDLAADVVALLDHLSIEAADIIGLSLGGMVALEIALTQPRRVGKLIVANSFDTTATDEFRTMAEGWARTFRGEDGPVKRFEGIWPMNVGGPFRASAEGLKTYQVWHGLAAAADGPSLAYVADGIVGFDATTRLTSLSMPVLFIAGERDRMSPPVVSRRMADRVPDALYIEIQGGAHISNVDSASAFNEAVITFLGDGPASTKLA, encoded by the coding sequence ATGGCATACTACATCAACGGCAACCGCCGTAATTATTTCATTGAATTTGGATCCGGCCGCCCTGTCGTCCTGCTGCATGGCATCAGTAATTCCGGTCGTGCCTGGGCACCTCAAATAACGCCGCTGGTCGAGGCGGGATTTCGGGTGATTGTGCCGGACCATGCCGGGCACGGTGCCTCGGCAAAGCTCGACCATCCACTCGGCGTGTCCGACCTCGCCGCGGACGTGGTTGCTCTCCTCGATCATCTTTCCATCGAAGCCGCCGACATCATCGGCCTGTCATTGGGTGGGATGGTGGCTCTCGAGATCGCGCTCACACAGCCTCGGCGCGTCGGGAAACTCATCGTCGCCAACAGCTTCGATACGACGGCAACGGATGAATTCCGGACCATGGCCGAAGGATGGGCCAGAACGTTCCGCGGTGAAGACGGTCCGGTCAAGCGATTTGAAGGCATCTGGCCCATGAATGTGGGCGGACCCTTCCGGGCCAGCGCGGAAGGGTTGAAGACCTATCAGGTTTGGCACGGCCTGGCTGCGGCAGCAGACGGACCATCACTCGCGTATGTGGCGGATGGGATTGTCGGCTTCGATGCGACCACGCGTCTAACCTCCCTTTCCATGCCCGTCCTGTTTATCGCAGGCGAGCGGGACCGAATGTCACCGCCGGTTGTTTCCCGGCGCATGGCAGATCGCGTTCCGGATGCGCTCTATATCGAGATTCAGGGCGGCGCACATATTTCCAATGTGGATTCGGCTTCTGCATTCAACGAGGCCGTTATTACCTTTTTAGGCGACGGGCCGGCGAGCACCAAGTTAGCCTAG
- a CDS encoding PLP-dependent aminotransferase family protein, which yields MHKFLLIVKELENLIDNHTFKEGDKLPSIRVLANQYKVNKSTVIRALNDLERRHIVYSVDKSGYYVVKSTMIPNYEEEGAIDFATSSPDSRIFPYLDFQHCVNKAIDTYKQDLFIYGTPQGLPSLLNIMQKQLANYQVFTKVHNLFVVSGIQQALSILTALPFPNGKRKILIEQPGYHLFIEHLMTYHVPVIGIKRTSRGIDLGELEEIFKTEDIKFFYTMPRFHNPLGCSYSTEEKKKIVALAHKYDVYIVEDDYLADLEHDTKADPIYAYDDKSRVIYLKSYSKVIFPGLRIGIAVIPDILLSVFTQYKRIQDIDSSMLSQGALEIYLKSSMFDRHKQKIKSFYDQRSQLLHAALEQQFIQNGDLFTFDATVKFSLHTYIKLNDTIPANEVIRRLKRKSIWIEPIDKHYLPSFPKDNLLKLNVSLARMDGIEHGVGVLINEIRQTAAAGHSKFP from the coding sequence ATGCATAAATTTTTGCTTATCGTTAAAGAATTAGAAAATCTAATCGACAACCATACCTTTAAAGAAGGGGACAAGCTACCTTCCATTCGGGTTCTGGCAAACCAATATAAAGTTAATAAAAGCACCGTTATACGGGCTCTAAATGATCTTGAACGACGCCACATCGTCTATTCTGTGGACAAAAGCGGCTATTACGTCGTCAAATCAACGATGATTCCTAATTATGAGGAGGAGGGCGCCATTGATTTTGCGACTTCTTCACCGGACTCCCGCATTTTCCCTTATTTGGATTTCCAACATTGCGTCAATAAGGCCATTGATACGTATAAGCAGGACTTGTTTATTTATGGAACGCCGCAAGGGTTGCCATCACTCCTCAACATTATGCAAAAACAATTAGCGAATTATCAGGTATTCACGAAAGTCCATAACCTTTTTGTTGTCTCCGGGATCCAGCAAGCCCTTTCCATTTTGACCGCTCTTCCCTTCCCAAACGGAAAAAGAAAAATTTTGATCGAACAACCAGGCTATCATTTATTCATCGAACATTTGATGACTTATCATGTTCCGGTTATAGGAATAAAGAGAACATCCCGAGGCATCGATTTGGGGGAACTGGAGGAAATTTTCAAAACAGAGGATATTAAATTCTTTTACACCATGCCCAGATTCCATAACCCATTGGGTTGTTCTTACAGCACTGAGGAGAAAAAGAAAATCGTTGCCCTTGCGCATAAATACGATGTCTATATTGTTGAAGATGACTATTTGGCTGATTTGGAGCATGATACTAAAGCTGATCCTATATACGCTTACGACGACAAATCGCGTGTCATTTACTTAAAAAGCTATTCTAAAGTCATTTTTCCAGGATTAAGAATCGGTATCGCCGTCATACCCGACATTCTACTTTCCGTTTTTACGCAGTATAAGAGAATTCAAGATATCGATAGTTCTATGCTTTCGCAAGGTGCTTTGGAAATATACTTGAAAAGCAGCATGTTTGACCGGCATAAACAAAAAATTAAATCCTTTTATGATCAAAGATCACAACTCCTTCATGCAGCTTTAGAACAGCAGTTCATTCAGAATGGGGATCTTTTTACATTCGATGCTACTGTGAAATTTTCCCTGCATACCTACATTAAACTGAATGATACCATACCGGCGAATGAAGTGATTAGAAGACTAAAAAGGAAATCAATATGGATTGAACCGATCGACAAGCATTATCTTCCTTCTTTTCCGAAAGACAACTTGTTAAAGTTGAATGTTTCTCTTGCGCGTATGGATGGTATCGAGCATGGCGTTGGTGTATTAATCAATGAAATACGACAGACCGCCGCAGCAGGCCATTCTAAATTTCCCTGA
- a CDS encoding thiazolylpeptide-type bacteriocin — MNEIKDLLEEIELEVIELDQVEAVPSTAATSGGNWGCSTCGSSSCSSTSSSCA; from the coding sequence ATGAATGAAATCAAAGACCTGTTGGAAGAGATCGAGCTTGAAGTTATCGAACTCGACCAAGTAGAAGCTGTTCCTTCTACAGCAGCGACTTCAGGCGGAAACTGGGGTTGCTCGACTTGCGGTTCTTCTTCCTGTTCTTCTACATCTTCTTCTTGTGCTTAA
- a CDS encoding YcaO-like family protein — protein MPRYVLEGTHERKCHMSIPLSDTDSLFCLIDYADRAWDRPMIQEEINSFLYLYFDHDEVVVGPIFDVTGMGCPACFRLRRKWNARELEYQKEHSNIALLTPYHLDTDVLHELAVCLLTSKEYNQAGYPYYRIDFQGHIERYVFRPLYRCPMCCGEYDHDDIKRIESGLNEELFVDVFSSYRFTRDWKLIDDTFSIRNPDSNFVIYQDINLDSLFSVGSVFRIEHDDRYIVGTGTSFQFENACRKSYFEALERLAGTHPRGRERESVWTDYSALRKESDVLDPRNILDDVIGINEEAISFTPDRSVPWVEAYSWKSKGSVYIPECFVYYKYDRDYKGNSCMLFKGNSNGHALGGGILDSVYYACLELIERDAFLNHWYLQKTPVQMDPKTIENGRIHYIIDRLNRLEYDVVLFDITMETNIPTIWALALGQTDFKFATYSTCATNHHPEEAMLSALQEMLLALEFHDGHLDEMQKKAEQVKLGGVRQLDDHPLLYILASERSCFDFLIQSSIIRSIKESFPAFYAKKNDKVDVKRAVHGLLDTLLQLHGDVIIARQTPEGYLPLQLECVKVLVPGMQQLWFGEQNRIVNRARLKQASEFWGIQERKLNEAPHPFP, from the coding sequence GTGCCCCGGTACGTTTTGGAAGGAACCCATGAACGCAAGTGCCATATGTCGATTCCATTATCGGATACCGATTCGCTTTTTTGCCTGATTGATTATGCTGACCGCGCCTGGGATCGGCCCATGATTCAGGAAGAGATCAACTCATTTCTCTATCTTTATTTTGATCATGATGAAGTGGTGGTTGGACCGATATTTGACGTTACCGGAATGGGATGTCCGGCTTGCTTTCGCTTAAGAAGAAAGTGGAACGCAAGGGAACTGGAATATCAGAAGGAGCATTCGAATATCGCCTTGTTAACGCCATACCATTTGGATACCGATGTTTTGCATGAGTTGGCAGTTTGTTTACTGACAAGCAAGGAATATAACCAAGCAGGTTATCCGTATTATCGCATTGATTTTCAAGGCCATATCGAACGATATGTTTTCCGGCCGCTCTACAGATGTCCCATGTGCTGCGGGGAGTATGACCATGATGATATAAAGCGGATTGAGAGTGGGCTAAACGAAGAGTTATTTGTGGATGTATTTTCTTCATACCGATTTACGCGAGATTGGAAACTTATCGATGATACATTCTCAATTCGTAATCCGGATTCCAATTTCGTCATTTACCAAGATATAAATCTCGATTCATTGTTCTCGGTGGGATCAGTTTTTCGCATCGAGCACGACGACAGATACATTGTAGGGACAGGCACCAGTTTTCAATTCGAGAATGCCTGCCGCAAATCATATTTTGAAGCCCTGGAACGGCTTGCCGGAACGCATCCACGGGGACGCGAACGTGAAAGTGTTTGGACTGATTATTCAGCGCTGAGGAAAGAGTCGGATGTGTTGGATCCGAGAAATATTCTGGATGATGTTATTGGCATCAATGAGGAAGCGATATCCTTTACTCCGGATCGGAGTGTGCCATGGGTTGAAGCGTACTCCTGGAAGTCAAAGGGAAGCGTATATATTCCGGAGTGTTTTGTTTATTACAAATATGACCGTGATTACAAGGGAAACTCTTGCATGTTGTTCAAGGGCAATTCCAACGGCCACGCGCTTGGCGGCGGCATTTTGGACAGCGTTTATTATGCTTGTTTGGAACTTATCGAACGCGACGCTTTTTTAAATCATTGGTATTTGCAGAAGACACCTGTACAAATGGATCCAAAAACCATCGAAAATGGAAGAATCCATTATATTATCGATCGTTTAAACCGTTTGGAATATGACGTTGTATTATTTGATATTACGATGGAAACAAATATACCCACGATATGGGCATTAGCGCTAGGCCAAACGGATTTTAAGTTTGCTACCTATTCAACTTGTGCGACCAATCACCATCCTGAGGAAGCAATGTTGTCGGCTTTGCAGGAAATGCTGCTCGCATTAGAGTTTCATGACGGACATTTGGACGAGATGCAGAAGAAGGCGGAACAAGTCAAACTTGGAGGTGTCCGTCAGTTGGATGATCATCCACTGTTGTATATATTGGCGTCGGAACGGTCCTGTTTCGATTTTCTTATCCAAAGTTCTATTATACGTTCCATTAAAGAGTCATTTCCGGCCTTTTACGCTAAAAAGAATGACAAAGTCGACGTGAAACGGGCAGTGCATGGATTACTTGATACACTGCTTCAACTCCATGGAGATGTGATTATTGCACGTCAAACCCCGGAGGGATATCTGCCGCTTCAATTGGAGTGCGTAAAAGTTCTTGTCCCGGGAATGCAGCAGCTTTGGTTTGGCGAGCAAAACCGGATTGTGAATCGGGCACGATTGAAGCAAGCAAGTGAATTTTGGGGGATACAGGAGCGGAAACTAAACGAAGCTCCACATCCGTTTCCATGA